Proteins from a single region of Flaviflexus salsibiostraticola:
- the istA gene encoding IS21 family transposase, producing MHDWEKIRVLAREGVPKARIAAELGISRNTVDRAVKSDQPPRYVRTRTPTKFGEYEARIRWLLEECPTMPASVIGERVGWPYSERALRQNVARIRPEYAPRRLDPADRLEWEIGDVAQCDLWFPNVDIPIGNGKTARFPVLTMILAWSKYPVALMIPSRQRPDLLLGMWDGISTFGRVPRRLLWDNEAGIGRYGKLGQEVAEFCGTLGVKLVQAKPYDPETKGVVERFNSYLETSFLPGRTFASPKDFNAQLAGWLEVIRGKKPRGKDQTRGQGLTVELEHMGALPPVDPAARWTVQTRLGRDYYIEIGANAYSVDPRWIGHRIDVTMDLSTVQVSTGGKVITTHERLWGSGGQVTDPDHVETARKLRATFQQRQGLPGYGVTVQGGDLAVYDQIFDIEVA from the coding sequence ATGCACGATTGGGAAAAGATCCGGGTGCTTGCCCGCGAGGGTGTACCGAAGGCTCGTATTGCTGCTGAGCTGGGTATCTCACGCAATACGGTGGATCGGGCGGTGAAGTCTGATCAGCCGCCGCGTTATGTCCGCACGAGGACACCGACGAAGTTTGGGGAGTATGAGGCCCGGATACGGTGGCTGCTGGAGGAGTGTCCGACGATGCCGGCCTCGGTGATCGGCGAGCGGGTGGGCTGGCCTTACTCGGAGAGGGCCTTGCGGCAGAATGTGGCACGGATCCGTCCTGAGTATGCGCCACGACGTCTCGATCCTGCGGACCGGTTGGAGTGGGAGATCGGGGATGTGGCTCAGTGTGACCTGTGGTTCCCCAATGTTGATATCCCGATCGGGAACGGCAAGACGGCACGCTTCCCTGTGCTGACGATGATCCTGGCCTGGTCAAAGTATCCCGTTGCCTTGATGATCCCGAGCCGGCAACGCCCGGACCTGCTGTTGGGCATGTGGGACGGGATCAGCACCTTTGGCAGGGTTCCTCGACGCCTATTGTGGGACAACGAGGCCGGAATCGGACGATACGGCAAGCTCGGGCAGGAAGTCGCGGAGTTCTGTGGAACCCTCGGAGTGAAGCTCGTCCAAGCCAAACCCTATGACCCGGAGACCAAGGGCGTGGTCGAACGGTTCAACTCCTACCTGGAAACCTCGTTCCTGCCCGGGCGGACGTTCGCCAGTCCCAAGGATTTCAATGCTCAACTCGCCGGCTGGCTCGAGGTGATCCGAGGGAAGAAACCACGAGGGAAAGACCAAACTCGGGGCCAGGGCCTGACCGTCGAGCTCGAGCATATGGGTGCGTTGCCGCCGGTTGATCCCGCAGCGAGGTGGACTGTGCAGACGCGGTTGGGACGTGACTACTACATCGAGATCGGCGCGAACGCCTACAGTGTTGACCCCAGGTGGATCGGGCACCGCATCGACGTCACCATGGACCTGTCGACGGTCCAAGTCAGTACGGGCGGGAAGGTCATCACGACTCATGAGCGTCTTTGGGGCAGCGGCGGTCAGGTGACCGACCCTGACCACGTGGAGACCGCTCGGAAGCTGCGTGCGACCTTTCAGCAGCGCCAGGGCCTGCCCGGCTACGGAGTGACGGTCCAGGGCGGGGACCTGGCAGTATATGACCAGATCTTTGACATCGAGGTGGCCTAA
- a CDS encoding transposase, whose translation MPRRIPEETKQRAIRLVLNHLDEYANLTEACVKIGGQLGIGKESLRRWVRQAQIDGGQRDGTSSDVLEENKRLRKEIRELEEANSILRDAAVFFAGELGPRSR comes from the coding sequence ATGCCCAGACGCATTCCTGAAGAAACAAAACAACGCGCGATCCGCTTGGTCTTGAACCACCTAGACGAATACGCGAATCTGACCGAGGCCTGTGTGAAGATCGGCGGGCAGCTCGGGATCGGTAAAGAATCTCTACGCCGGTGGGTACGCCAAGCCCAGATCGATGGCGGACAACGAGACGGCACATCCTCAGATGTCCTTGAGGAGAATAAACGCTTGCGTAAAGAGATCCGGGAGCTGGAAGAAGCTAACAGTATTTTGCGCGACGCAGCGGTTTTCTTCGCGGGGGAACTCGGCCCCCGATCCCGATGA